One segment of Podospora pseudopauciseta strain CBS 411.78 chromosome 5 map unlocalized CBS411.78m_5.2, whole genome shotgun sequence DNA contains the following:
- a CDS encoding uncharacterized protein (COG:S; antiSMASH:Cluster_3; EggNog:ENOG503NU0W) gives MAWTRQLLRKRSKSSSENEREAFAHRALMTAFICMSTFDMDSDLLDPLLSSPKQLSHFVEAAITACDHLPSKLSNPVYRFMAYRWRNLMYQSMGMMRAEVIGNRNSGFGSAVQHIWAAFDPSQSTWVTRQGSQGHIVETSMSRNGKNTKASWNMLTGELLVNGYPLSRLPRKYEADQNYSQLFGTRILEVVPSTIQGMHFSARQDQDGWIVHFAMLDGIVVIQAVKRGSNDEELWEFIPRSCFLGGLSKSFVMDFSHWRNNSTGEIEFRPAATPWEHSPNHWLLAIEGVRTVLRLDQDLVIDLHSETALAISTRLEPLDCRENIDMIFHHGADKGQLNVTLPRFALSFSLAPGSSSLRSKHYAGMIIDERQEIGALIGLKSKLVLRDEKHVDNLQPSRLLLIPRGQPTVTMHDDHVRVKILTENIPHVKHEAFRIDTRLGQLVDNGSLVSKLYLCLLHALTSHCLPDPLTSRTGTEEATRVLQLSAVRSFQRLESDCIEILAKISGLSPKRSFYPEHLQNMEQCSWNPNLPVLSQYDGFLAMVEEIMAHAEDCEVLYEQSKGGAGEAIRELARSVKTHLLTERAIIRNSSFRVTQFGAEDHSARHDVSYGGRHSKDQEVERSSIARNIALMVSSGAPQLLFPTTPSLKQSILSINSNSFSGDPRVGLGFNAEHYEKPKVALKELWCGLHRALATEENCYRIIFFLASLSFATKANLDVVQALLAIATQRRMSGGLVTPPDEQFFDLTHNRLSLRKRVERIVKEKRLSMKLCPDMPVYRQRHESESDFQARYYQEWETLSGSMVRALVSDFESQWSKSWTVTRPSSQQPCEHWVPLSVVIPLVNKTLDLTRRTILFTDYLDSLALAIEGMTCLATSRGSLVASLPFVDDENTQRASSTPIGFIKDTSLFSNPPPEIHRPVPERFLDLLEEIPPVDVGKRPITNLIEHIAALGQEEEHQRIYVHELRQSSKSVGTVHVRLKIHGQALFSRLSQYLLKCQGDSARIENDIVRALKCGGVSKELSVSADLFPRISPIFLLQHLRRDRWIKLPPEWRLALMNYALSLAYLQRAERLVNSCQSANRRVDFLKELRNFGHHDEKDFDPLDWPEYVLLEVEQGILIRPVQHQIAANMRQPPAGKSCVMQLNMGEGKSSVIVPIVSISISDGSCLARVVVAKAQAKQMEHTLVSAIGRLVGRRVYFLPISRAVRVDGKAIRTIARLIRQCKEECGVLLVQPEHILSFKLMGLEAVWNKHPVAQTILSTYSELESISRDIVDESDENFSVKFELIYTMGSQQPVDMSPERWMLIQDLLGVVRDVAKKLKRGDAKQSGPTDGLLFEEEPNSGRFPTIRTLDKSAGTQLMEATARELCRLGMRGLPIQHQTRQMRDAVLQYIMDPDVDQQHIEMVENDRSGLVQNDTMRKGLFLLRGLLASGVLQFALGQKRFRVNYGLAPDRQPATMLAVPYRAKDSPAPRSEFSHTDVVIVLTCLSYYYRGLTEAELFLSLEVLSTSDRAEQEYSDWSRASPLLDRALRHFSAVNLKDKTLYTEKLFPGLRFSKPVIDYYLSTVVFPKGIREFPLKLSSSGWDLAKQKAHAVTGFSGTTDSKYVHPLSISALYLPEQIYTNSHVLECLLQSENTVVELGTEQEDLCALTVNMLLSAVIKSIQAMRVILDVGAQIVELSNLQFAKHWLSVVSDADAVIFFNDNDELSVVTRDGTVESFYTSPFKTQTERCLVFLDQAHTRGTDLRLPDDYRAAVTLGPGVTKDTLVQACMRMRKLGSGQSVTFCLSPEMQRRVRDYESMDASQPIIVMHVLAFAIFETWNDAHRSVPLWATQGLRHQRQEEILSRVGGYDKLQVEDVEEYLEAEAQTVEKRYRPGPGTQAQSLACQLEDASSLVSRRADVAAIREKCIKFGFKNLDLVATLEEEQERELAPEIEQERHIERPEPMKPLRHSLHPDIRLFVVTGRLDPESRAVLPAFHAMLRSSASKVFPANKFPASLLVTKDFANTVQPSQAGYCSDSYQRPVQWILTSKISGDTKQTDTGSRMLMVVISPHEAEIIKSQILRDSNVAGTLHSYLPRSSLSFRSMEDLKTFTYPFMTPTQLEKWTPPPELIMQLNLFAGQLYLRSYEEYVRMCRYLGLSFTENKSDGSGGVVVGADGFVGRAGGKGYEDCPFEESPVGFLSVLYKRLRRDCANIDRTHMGTVLAGGILTEKDFETIGDDEEGTGGLEKGVGQMRLD, from the exons ATGGCATGGACCCGACAGCTTTTGCGCAAACGATCTAAGAGTTCGTCTGAAAATGAACGCGAGGCGTTCGCCCACAGAGCACTTATGACAGCTTTCATTTGCATGTCGACATTTGACATGGATTCGGATCTGCTCGACCCACTGCTATCGTCACCAAAACAGCTCTCACACTTTGTCGAGGCTGCAATCACCGCATGCGATCACCTTCCTTCCAAGTTATCCAATCCTGTCTATCGCTTTATGGCTTACAGATGGCGAAATTTGATGTATCAGTCAATGGGAATGATGCGAGCAGAGGTTATTGGAAATCGGAATTCCGGTTTTGGGTCCGCAGTTCAGCATATTTGGGCCGCCTTCGATCCATCTCAGTCAACGTGGGTAACTCGGCAAGGATCACAGGGCCATATTGTGGAGACTTCGATGTCCAGGAACGGGAAGAACACCAAGGCAAGCTGGAACATGTTGACAGGAGAGCTCCTTGTCAATGGATATCCGCTTTCACGGCTCCCTCGGAAATATGAGGCCGATCAGAATTACAGCCAATTGTTTGGAACACGGATTCTCGAGGTTGTGCCATCCACAATTCAAGGTATGCACTTCTCCGCTCGCCAGGACCAGGACGGATGGATTGTGCATTTTGCCATGTTGGACGGCATAGTCGTGATACAAGCTGTCAAGAGGGGATCAAACGACGAGGAGCTCTGGGAATTCATCCCACGTTCTTGCTTCTTGGGAGGCCTTTCCAAGTCGTTCGTCATGGACTTTTCACACTGGAGAAATAATAGCACCGGCGAGATTGAGTTTcgtccagcagcaacaccatgGGAGCACTCGCCCAATCACTGGCTCCTCGCAATAGAAGGCGTCCGAACAGTTCTAAGGCTAGACCAAGACCTTGTCATAGACCTTCACAGCGAGACGGCTCTCGCAATTTCGACTAGACTGGAGCCTTTAGACTGCAGGGAGAACATTGACATGATATTCCATCACGGTGCAGACAAGGGCCAGCTGAATGTCACTTTGCCCAGATtcgctctttccttttcccttGCACCAGGCAGTTCAAGTCTTCGTTCGAAGCATTACGCCGGAATGATTATCGACGAACGTCAGGAAATCGGTGCTCTAATTGGGCTCAAGAGCAAGCTGGTTCTACGAGACGAGAAACATGTGGACAACTTACAGCCTTCACGACTCCTTCTCATACCTCGTGGCCAGCCCACTGTCACAATGCATGATGACCATGTCCGCGTCAAGATCCTAACAGAAAACATACCACACGTCAAGCACGAAGCATTCAGAATTGACACAAGACTTGGTCAACTCGTCGACAATGGATCATTGGTCAGCAAGCTATATCTATGCTTGCTGCACGCTTTGACATCCCACTGTCTCCCTGATCCTTTGACCAGTCGCACTGGCACTGAAGAGGCAACCAGAGTACTACAGCTCTCAGCGGTCCGGTCGTTCCAACGCCTGGAAAGCGATTGCATCGAAATCCTTGCGAAAATCTCTGGCCTGTCGCCGAAAAGAAGCTTTTATCCAGAACATCTACAAAACATGGAACAGTGCAGTTGGAATCCTAACCTTCCCGTGCTCTCTCAGTATGATGGATTTCTGGCAATGGTCGAGGAAATTATGGCACATGCTGAAGATTGCGAGGTGCTATACGAGCAAAGcaagggtggtgctggcgagGCAATCCGTGAGTTGGCCAGGAGTGTGAAGACCCATCTTCTCACCGAGCGAGCAATCATCAGAAATTCGAGCTTCCGAGTCACTCAGTTTGGGGCCGAGGACCATTCGGCTCGGCATGATGTCAGTTATGGAGGACGGCACAGCAAAGATCAGGAAGTCGAACGTTCGAGCATAGCCCGGAACATTGCATTGATGGTTAGCTCTGGAGCTCCGCAACTATTGTTTCCCACAACACCGAGCCTCAAGCAATCGATCTTATCCATAAATAGCAACAGCTTTTCTGGGGATCCTCGAGTCGGCTTGGGATTCAACGCCGAGCACTATGAGAAGCCCAAGGTCGCTCTGAAGGAGCTCTGGTGCGGGCTGCACCGAGCACTCGCCACAGAAGAGAATTGTTACCggatcatcttcttcctcgcttcCCTCTCTTTTGCAACCAAGGCAAATCTCGACGTGGTTCAAGCCTTGTTGGCCATAGCTACTCAGCGACGCATGTCTGGAGGTCTGGTCACCCCTCCCGACGAGCAGTTCTTTGATCTGACCCATAACCGACTGTCATTGCGGAAAAGAGTTGAGAGAATCGTGAAAGAGAAGCGTTTATCCATGAAGCTATGCCCCGACATGCCCGTCTACAGACAACGACACGAGAGCGAAAGTGACTTCCAAGCAAGGTACTATCAAGAATGGGAAACTCTGTCTGGTTCAATGGTTAGAGCACTGGTTTCAGACTTTGAAAGTCAGTGGTCGAAGTCTTGGACAGTCACGAGGCCTTCTTCGCAACAACCTTGTGAGCACTGGGTACCTCTTAGTGTTGTGATACCATTGGTGAACAAGACACTGGATCTCACCAGAAGGACAATTCTGTTCACAGACTATCTAGACAGCTTGGCGCTAGCCATTGAAGGCATGACCTGTCTAGCAACATCTCGTGGTTCTTTAGTGGCATCATTGCCATTTGTCGATGATGAGAACACGCAACGGGCATCCAGTACACCAATTGGTTTCATCAAGGACACTTCGCTTTTCTCCAATCCGCCACCTGAAATCCATCGCCCCGTGCCAGAGAGATTCTTGGATCTGTTGGAAGAGATACCACCCGTTGACGTGGGAAAGAGGCCAATCACAAACCTTATCGAGCATATAGCAGCTCTTGGACAGGAAGAGGAACACCAGCGCATCTACGTACACGAGCTTCGCCAGAGTTCTAAAAGTGTCGGCACCGTACACGTCAGACTCAAGATACATGGACAGGCTCTTTTCTCCCGACTCTCCCAATATCTCCTCAAGTGTCAAGGCGACAGCGCGCGGATCGAAAATGACATCGTGAGGGCATTGAAGTGCGGTGGAGTTTCCAAGGAGCTTTCTGTCAGCGCCGACCTCTTTCCACGGATATCTCCCATTTTTCTTCTGCAGCATCTCAGAAGGGATAGATGGATCAAGTTACCTCCCGAATGGCGATTGGCTTTGATGAACTATGCCCTTTCGCTCGCATACCTGCAGCGGGCCGAGCGCCTAGTAAACTCCTGCCAATCCGCCAACCGGCGAGTCGACTTTCTTAAGGAACTTCGAAATTTTGGGCACCATGACGAGAAAGACTTCGACCCCTTGGACTGGCCAGAGTATGTGCTGCTGGAGGTTGAACAAGGGATTTTGATACGGCCGGTACAGCATCAGATTGCTGCAAACATGCGCCAGCCTCCGGCGGGGAAAAGCTGCGTCATGCAGCTCAATATGGGGGAGGGCAAATCTTCAGTCATTGTTCCCATTGTCTCTATTTCGATCTCAGACGGATCCTGCCTAGCACGTGTGGTTGTTGCCAAGGCACAGGCAAAGCAGATGGAACACACACTTGTCAGCGCCATTGGCCGCTTGGTTGGCCGTCGCGTCTATTTTCTTCCCATCTCCAGGGCCGTCCGCGTTGACGGCAAGGCCATCAGAACCATTGCACGCTTGATACGGCAATGCAAGGAGGAATGCGGTGTGTTACTTGTACAGCCTGAGCACATCTTGTCATTCAAGCTCATGGGATTGGAGGCAGTTTGGAACAAGCATCCTGTGGCTCAAACGATCCTTAGCACATATAGTGAGCTTGAAAGTATCTCTCGCGATATTGTGGATGAGAGTGATGAAAACTTCAGTGTCAAGTTTGAGCTCATCTACACCATGGGAAGTCAGCAGCCAGTCGATATGAGCCCTGAGAGATGGATGTTGATCCAAGACTTGTTAGGTGTCGTCAGGGATGTcgccaagaagctcaagcgTGGGGATGCAAAACAATCAGGGCCAACTGATGGACTCCTTTTTGAAGAGGAGCCCAACTCTGGTCGGTTTCCAACGATTCGGACCCTCGATAAGTCTGCTGGTACGCAGCTGATGGAAGCCACTGCTCGCGAGCTGTGCCGTTTGGGCATGAGAGGTCTGCCCATCCAGCATCAGACCAGACAGATGCGTGATGCAGTTCTACAGTACATTATGGATCCTGATGTTGATCAACAGCACattgagatggtggagaaTGATCGGTCCGGTCTCGTTCAGAACGACACCATGAGAAAAGGACTTTTCCTGCTGAGAGGACTTCTGGCATCTGGTGTGCTTCAGTTTGCCCTGGGTCAAAAGCGTTTTCGCGTCAACTATGGACTTGCACCGGACCGGCAACCAGCAACGATGCTTGCAGTACCGTACAGGGCGAAGGATTCGCCGGCCCCACGTTCCGAGTTCAGCCATACAGATGTTGTCATCGTTCTGACGTGCCTGAGCTACTACTACCGTGGTTTGACGGAGGCCGAACTTTTTCTGTCCCTTGAGGTGCTTTCAACCTCTGATCGGGCTGAGCAAGAGTACTCCGACTGGTCTCGAGCTTCTCCGCTCCTAGACCGTGCACTGAGACATTTCTCTGCTGTCAACCTGAAGGACAAAACACTATACACAGAAAAGCTCTTCCCAGGTTTGCGCTTCTCGAAACCGGTCATCGATTACTACCTGTCCACCGTTGTCTTTCCGAAGGGGATAAGAGAGTTTCCACTCAAGCTTTCGAGCTCTGGATGGGATCTCGCCAAGCAAAAGGCACATGCAGTCACGGGCTTTAGCGGGACAACGGACTCGAAATATGTCCACCCCCTATCCATAAGCGCGCTGTATCTTCCAGAGCAGATTTATACCAACTCTCATGTGCTAGAATGTCTGTTGCAGAGCGAGAACACGGTTGTGGAGCTGGGAACTGAGCAGGAAGACCTCTGCGCCTTGACAGTGAACATGCTCCTGTCAGCGGTTATCAAGTCGATCCAGGCGATGCGCGTCATTCTTGACGTTGGTGCGCAGATCGTTGAGCTCAGCAATCTTCAATTTGCCAAGCACTGGCTTTCTGTTGTCTCGGATGCAGACGCTGTCATCTTTTTCAACGACAACGATGAGCTGTCGGTGGTCACTCGAGATGGGACGGTGGAGTCATTCTACACTTCACCTTTCAAGACTCAGACGGAGCGGTGTCTCGTTTTCCTCGACCAGGCACATACCCGCGGTACCGATCTCAGATTGCCAGATGACTACAGGGCTGCCGTGACTCTGGGTCCAGGGGTAACAAAGGACACTCTTGTACAAG CCTGTATGAGAATGCGGAAGCTTGGCAGCGGCCAATCAGTCACATTTTGTCTCTCCCCCGAAATGCAAAGGAGAGTTCGCGATTATGAAAGCATGGATGCCTCACagcccatcatcgtcatgCATGTTCTTGCGTTTGCCATATTCGAAACGTGGAATGACGCCCACCGAAGCGTTCCGCTCTGGGCTACCCAGGGCTTGCGTCATCAACGCCAGGAGGAAATCTTGAGTCGTGTTGGAGGTTATGACAAGCTCCaggttgaagatgttgaAGAGTATCTTGAGGCGGAGGCACAGACTGTGGAGAAGCGGTACCGACCAGGACCAGGAACTCAGGCTCAGAGTTTGGCTTGCCAGCTTGAAGATGCTTCGAGTTTGGTGTCGAGACGGGCCGACGTTGCTGCCATTCGGGAGAAATGTATCAAGTTTGGCTTCAAAAACTTGGACTTGGTTGCCACActggaagaagaacaggagCGGGAGCTAGCTCCAGAGATCGAGCAAGAACGACATATTGAGCGTCCAGAACCTATGAAGCCGCTCAGGCACTCGCTTCATCCAGATATCAGACTGTTTGTCGTAACTGGCAGGCTAGATCCAGAAAGTAGGGCAGTCTTGCCCGCATTTCACGCCATGCTGCGAAGCAGTGCGTCGAAAGTCTTCCCCGCGAACAAGTTCCCGGCTAGTCTACTGGTCACTAAAGATTTTGCCAATACTGTCCAGCCCAGCCAAGCTGGCTACTGCTCCGATTCATATCAGCGGCCCGTCCAATGGATCCTGACTTCGAAGATCTCCGGAGATACTAAACAGACGGACACGGGCTCAAGAATGCTGATGGTCGTGATCAGCCCCCACGAAGCGGAGATTATCAAGTCTCAGATTCTCCGGGACTCCAACGTCGCGGGCACTCTGCACAGCTA